The Pseudomonas sp. HOU2 DNA window CCAGATGGTGTTCGACAGGCATTTCTCGTTTAAAGAATATGTCTTGCGTTGTTTTTCCGAGTGGGCGATGAGCGCGTTGGGTGAGCATCTGGATGCCGAGACGATAAAGGTGCGCAGCGTCCACAAGATGCAAGTGGGCGGCCGCACCCTCGAGCAGGTCGATAGTCGGACCCTGACGGAATTCATCATCTTCGGTCTGCATGACGAGGGATATAAAGCCGAAATCAGCATCACCGGGCTGCCGTCCGGCAGCAGGCTATCCTCGGCAGCGCTTGAGCGATGGTTGAGCAATATCAACGTGCGCTCGCAGTTCGTATCCAGGCTTCCCGTTGATCCATCGCCTGAGTTTGCACAGGCGTATCGTGACCACTTGCACAGCAACATGGAATTCGCGCTTTTCGTTGCGCGTCATTCGGAGGTCTTCAGTGAAACTGAAGCGAAGGTCATTGAAAGGGCGTTGGCAGGTGACCCGTCGGTGTCCATCCGCGGATTGCAACTGAGCCTGCAGATTCCAGGGCCAACCTTGAAAGGTGTGATGATTTTTCAGGCACGGGAGACTCGAAACCATCTTGTTTATCTGAAAACACCTGCAGGCAAGTCTGTTTTCATGACGTTTGCGGATGCATTCGCTCTGAACAAATGGTTTGAATCGGCCATGACCGCTGATCGCCAATACGCGGCGTCATTGATTCATCCGGACTATTTGCACGATGCCGGATCGTTGCGCGGTGCCAGCCGTCACTCAACCCATTATCTGTACAAGCTGGATACCCGATACCCGGACCTTTTCCCCAATGGCACAGCGCCGTTGCTCAATAACGTCACTGTCGCTTATCAGTCTGAACTGGCGTTACACAAGACCATTGCGCCTGCGCCTTACCGCTTCCTCGGGATTGAGCCGCTCAAACGTTACGCTCGATTGAATACCGAACTGAAAGCACTCTCCACCGTAGAAACAAGGGACAATGCGTTCCCTTCTTTTGAACGCTTTACCCGCGATGCGGTAAAGCAGAACCTTGAAAATCTGCTGCGTTCGCGAGGACGAAGTGTCGAGATCGATCCGGATCAGATTATTGTCCAGACTGACGATTTTCAGAAAAGCGTAACGGATCTGCTCATCGAAGGGCTGTCGTTTGAAGCTGCCAATCCGGCGTATCCAGGCAAGTATGACCCGAGGTATTTTTTGACGGGCGGCCATCCGGCAGTCGATCAGCTGGATATTCGCGATCTGTCCTCGTTATCGAAAACATTCCGTCCTGGCGACAGGTATACGAAAATGTTGAATACCGACTATCTGGACCGGGAGCATCCTGACTACGCCTTCAAGCGCGCCGTTCACGCGAAAAAAGTTCGCTGTCAGATGCATTACGATCTGCTCTCCAACTACATCGGTGGCAGGTTTGGGTCTGACATTTTTTTAGGGCTGCAACGGGTTGTCGGGAGTTTGATGGAGGATCTCTCTCACTCTCCGATCTCCCATTCTCCCGCGGAAGGTGATGAGGGTCTTTACGAATTCAATATCGGGAAAATAGGCTTGACCAAGGAGGGGGATCGTACGGTTGCGGGTGTCTATATCCTGCGGATGAACATTCTCGGCCAGTTCAACGACTGGTTATATACGCCCGATGCGCCGGATGGCGTTGCCTACCGACCTATCAACGATTTCATTCCCTCCATTCGGTTCCGCTATGGACCGATGCGCGATTATTACTTTGACCGGGTTGCGATCATCGATCAAAAAGTAATCAATGACTATTTTGACGATCTTGTCGCAACCGTGAATACCCGGCCTCCGGTCAAGACGCAAGAACGCGCCAAATTGAACAACCTCTTCACGTTCCATGATCGGAGAGTGCGTCGCGCATTGAGCGATATCGACGAGCGAACCACCAGCTTGAAGGAGATTATCGCCGGACTGATTTACGATGGCCTGATCAAGGCGACGAGTGTCATCAGTCTCGCCGTGCCGCCAATCGGCACTCTGCTCATCGCGGTGCAGATGATGAAAAGTGTTTACGACGGATCTCAGGCGCAACATCGAGGTGACTACTCCGCGGCCCTGGGACACGGCGCAGAGGCGCTGATCGGACTGTTTACGCTCGGCCAGGCGGCCACAGCCGGTGCGAGCGCAGAGGTGATCAAGCAGGTGACCAACGTACAAAGATCGTTTCTGGATCTGGTCGATGACGCA harbors:
- a CDS encoding DUF6543 domain-containing protein, producing the protein MDKLYKSLMRGSEGAEVTWRAEWVKAAAAQDDLFAIVEAIPTVRQIARQALQQELQQRRKNIDIDNVYINVTDQSYEIERRPSGKLSDVLFHCLDNNVLPNYLDGGGDGVFHLPETVGEQMRVKGFSIFEAEEAITYTLRNLESSLRSEMGKYWAAPVKVATTENTGLTNKQAFQQAYNVVLTAELSLKAMAGFLDHGMATRYCYLLNLENGAGAYNVVVSPEPDYRTSLRPGFVLDNAMRADPEMKLLNEPTGYVLHTPGNGFEYFARNLDLPATLLARVSASGSKMAFPKARQSVSAYCVDVYLKGQLDTLASLMRDRKGQTQAFSRILQDNHVLSVMRADIGRRFDQVQAELKRTEWPHWLKSGGNALQQRYVELEHSMEKYHSAYQMVFDRHFSFKEYVLRCFSEWAMSALGEHLDAETIKVRSVHKMQVGGRTLEQVDSRTLTEFIIFGLHDEGYKAEISITGLPSGSRLSSAALERWLSNINVRSQFVSRLPVDPSPEFAQAYRDHLHSNMEFALFVARHSEVFSETEAKVIERALAGDPSVSIRGLQLSLQIPGPTLKGVMIFQARETRNHLVYLKTPAGKSVFMTFADAFALNKWFESAMTADRQYAASLIHPDYLHDAGSLRGASRHSTHYLYKLDTRYPDLFPNGTAPLLNNVTVAYQSELALHKTIAPAPYRFLGIEPLKRYARLNTELKALSTVETRDNAFPSFERFTRDAVKQNLENLLRSRGRSVEIDPDQIIVQTDDFQKSVTDLLIEGLSFEAANPAYPGKYDPRYFLTGGHPAVDQLDIRDLSSLSKTFRPGDRYTKMLNTDYLDREHPDYAFKRAVHAKKVRCQMHYDLLSNYIGGRFGSDIFLGLQRVVGSLMEDLSHSPISHSPAEGDEGLYEFNIGKIGLTKEGDRTVAGVYILRMNILGQFNDWLYTPDAPDGVAYRPINDFIPSIRFRYGPMRDYYFDRVAIIDQKVINDYFDDLVATVNTRPPVKTQERAKLNNLFTFHDRRVRRALSDIDERTTSLKEIIAGLIYDGLIKATSVISLAVPPIGTLLIAVQMMKSVYDGSQAQHRGDYSAALGHGAEALIGLFTLGQAATAGASAEVIKQVTNVQRSFLDLVDDARSAAQFVAEAAGHKTVDQQLIDFITGLMKDRVMGISQTIVR